The proteins below come from a single Sander vitreus isolate 19-12246 chromosome 15, sanVit1, whole genome shotgun sequence genomic window:
- the nupr1b gene encoding nuclear protein 1b — protein MSHVDVKNLKPSNFEGEYYDKYEYYNLTDKYTEGSARKGRTKKEASDNTNRHSPSGHERKIVEKLQNTEKKAKE, from the exons ATGAGTCACGTCGACGTGAAGAACCTGAAGCCTTCCAACTTTGAAGGCGAATACTACGacaaatatgaatattataACTTAACCGATAAATACACAG AAGGCTCAGCCCGTAAAGGCAGGACGAAGAAGGAGGCCAGCGACAACACCAACAGACACAGCCCCTCCGGACACGAGCGCAAGATTGTGGAGAAGCTCCAAAACACGGAGAAGAAAGCCAAGGAATGA